One window of the Methylocystis parvus OBBP genome contains the following:
- a CDS encoding ABC transporter substrate-binding protein, with amino-acid sequence MISNEAPTALSRRDAIQALSGGAIALGGALRSRPARASELIPVRILGSGNGWSASEIVILAEENGFFRREGLRLDLVLLPAERLTIALEGGITDFVPNAYYIYFLNIKDKGLKGRQIVSTTPYLDPRLPSGGLFVREDSRITDAAGLRGKTIGVTVLQFASAWFTLAYLQKAGLKQEDINLIAIPGPQHEQVLASGDVDAVYTSGAVEATLLRRGGFRKLFTTTDISGRRISLGSTIVKDDFIKSNPDTVRRYVTAINNTIEWANRNQEEIFHYAIKTGKVNAALAPYLYTPNGNGDYSVLRWPDHGLQNYDDVKFWIEVGEKIGIAQKGRFTPEDIYTDQFNPNS; translated from the coding sequence ATGATCTCGAACGAAGCGCCCACGGCTTTGTCCCGGCGTGACGCAATTCAGGCTCTGTCGGGAGGCGCAATCGCGCTTGGCGGCGCTTTGAGGTCGCGTCCTGCAAGAGCATCCGAGCTCATTCCTGTAAGAATCCTGGGAAGCGGCAACGGCTGGAGCGCCTCGGAAATCGTCATTCTGGCGGAGGAAAATGGATTTTTTAGAAGAGAAGGCCTGAGGCTCGATCTCGTGCTCCTGCCCGCCGAAAGACTGACAATCGCGCTCGAAGGCGGCATCACTGACTTCGTCCCAAACGCTTACTACATATATTTCCTCAACATCAAGGATAAGGGTTTGAAGGGTCGACAAATCGTCTCGACCACGCCCTATCTCGATCCGCGCCTTCCCAGCGGAGGCTTGTTCGTTCGAGAGGACAGTCGGATCACGGACGCCGCAGGCCTTCGGGGAAAGACTATCGGGGTTACGGTTCTTCAGTTTGCTTCTGCGTGGTTCACTCTGGCGTATTTGCAGAAGGCCGGCCTGAAGCAGGAAGACATCAATCTCATCGCTATTCCCGGGCCGCAGCACGAGCAGGTTTTGGCCAGCGGGGATGTCGACGCTGTTTACACCAGCGGCGCCGTCGAAGCGACGCTATTGCGGCGCGGAGGCTTTCGAAAGCTGTTCACTACGACCGACATTTCTGGGCGTCGGATTTCGCTCGGTTCGACAATCGTGAAGGATGACTTCATCAAGAGCAATCCGGATACCGTTCGTCGATATGTGACGGCGATTAACAATACGATTGAATGGGCCAACCGGAACCAGGAAGAAATCTTCCACTACGCAATCAAGACGGGCAAGGTGAACGCCGCGTTGGCGCCATATCTCTATACCCCCAACGGGAATGGAGACTATAGCGTATTGCGGTGGCCGGATCACGGGCTTCAAAATTACGACGACGTGAAATTCTGGATCGAAGTCGGCGAGAAAATCGGGATCGCACAAAAAGGACGATTTACGCCGGAAGACATCTACACAGATCAATTCAATCCAAATTCCTGA
- the fabI gene encoding enoyl-ACP reductase FabI, which produces MQTEVAQVLAGKKALIVGVANDQSIAYGCAKAFRAAGAELAVTWLNDKARPHVEPLTKELGAEIVAPLDVTRPGELETVFDLISERWGRLDILVHSIAFAPKEDLQGGLLDCSAEGFAKAMDISCHSFIRMARLAAPLMTEGGAMFAMSYLGAERVVPNYNVMGPVKAALESACRYLAYELGPKGVRVHPISPGPLKTRAASGLKDFNLMLNEAASKAPLGELIDIMDVGWTCAYLATPFAHRLTGDTVYIDSGASIVA; this is translated from the coding sequence ATGCAGACGGAAGTCGCGCAGGTTCTCGCCGGCAAAAAGGCGCTCATTGTCGGCGTCGCCAACGATCAGTCGATTGCTTATGGCTGCGCAAAGGCTTTTCGCGCAGCGGGAGCCGAACTTGCCGTCACCTGGCTGAATGACAAGGCGCGACCGCATGTCGAGCCGCTTACGAAAGAACTCGGCGCGGAAATTGTCGCGCCGCTCGACGTGACGAGGCCCGGCGAACTCGAGACGGTCTTCGATCTCATTTCAGAGCGATGGGGGCGGCTCGACATTCTCGTCCATTCCATCGCCTTCGCGCCGAAGGAAGATTTGCAAGGCGGCCTGCTCGATTGCTCGGCGGAGGGTTTCGCGAAGGCGATGGACATATCGTGCCACTCCTTCATCCGCATGGCGCGGCTTGCAGCGCCGTTGATGACGGAGGGCGGGGCCATGTTCGCGATGAGCTATCTCGGCGCAGAGCGCGTCGTGCCCAATTACAATGTCATGGGGCCGGTCAAGGCCGCGCTGGAATCCGCTTGCCGTTATCTCGCCTATGAGCTTGGGCCGAAGGGCGTTCGCGTGCACCCCATCTCGCCCGGCCCGCTGAAGACGCGCGCCGCCTCCGGCCTCAAGGACTTCAACCTCATGCTGAATGAAGCCGCCTCCAAGGCTCCCCTTGGGGAGCTGATCGACATTATGGATGTGGGCTGGACCTGCGCCTATCTCGCGACGCCCTTCGCGCACAGGCTCACGGGCGACACCGTCTATATCGACAGCGGCGCCAGCATCGTCGCCTGA
- a CDS encoding alpha/beta fold hydrolase → MSDENWRVPISRTAAGAAATRVAKEAQCAGSFEAHFAQAQVIRAEGSTSPAERFGHPGFANITKAEYVAWGRSKFEQGEITLDDLFQIQFAGGDFDGSVLPYGKARRVFRRPDQEQNHSVLGVGSAVNDPCISSCSDVDAAARLKMRVEVQRKQEKAVRDAMLRIRRSGRIVATLLVTILAVGGCVSMDGVATSVLAERKVEHVVAGRGMPAVMFENGLGGRLEWWSKILPDIATETTVFAYNRPGIGASAPATTPRDGVTIVEELRATLRAKGIAPPYVLVGHSIGGLYVQLYARRHSDEVAGLVLVDSTHPEQLSGAGARKKWPGLGQARHRRGVSRTRAGRAGRPAGDRRGARRLAAVHRQARHDPQCGQTHERKLRTRS, encoded by the coding sequence ATGAGCGATGAAAATTGGCGCGTTCCCATTTCGCGCACAGCCGCCGGGGCAGCAGCGACGAGAGTCGCTAAGGAAGCACAGTGCGCTGGCTCCTTCGAGGCGCACTTTGCGCAAGCGCAAGTGATTCGCGCCGAGGGTAGTACGTCACCAGCTGAGAGGTTCGGTCACCCGGGCTTTGCTAACATAACGAAGGCTGAATATGTGGCGTGGGGCAGAAGCAAGTTTGAGCAAGGCGAAATCACGCTCGATGATCTGTTTCAGATTCAGTTCGCCGGAGGGGATTTCGATGGAAGCGTCCTTCCATACGGGAAAGCGCGTCGCGTTTTTCGACGACCTGACCAAGAACAAAATCACAGCGTGTTGGGCGTCGGATCCGCAGTCAATGATCCCTGCATATCATCATGTTCTGACGTCGATGCCGCGGCGCGATTGAAGATGAGAGTCGAAGTTCAGCGCAAGCAAGAGAAAGCAGTGCGGGACGCCATGTTACGCATTCGGCGCTCTGGCCGTATCGTCGCGACACTTCTCGTCACGATTCTCGCAGTCGGCGGTTGCGTCTCGATGGACGGCGTCGCAACGTCGGTCCTTGCCGAGCGAAAGGTCGAGCACGTCGTCGCAGGAAGAGGCATGCCGGCCGTGATGTTCGAAAACGGACTCGGCGGTCGATTGGAGTGGTGGTCCAAGATTCTGCCGGACATCGCGACGGAAACCACCGTTTTCGCCTATAATCGTCCCGGCATCGGCGCGAGTGCGCCGGCGACGACGCCGCGCGACGGCGTCACCATCGTCGAGGAACTCCGCGCGACCCTTCGGGCCAAGGGGATCGCGCCGCCCTATGTGCTGGTCGGTCATTCCATCGGCGGTCTTTACGTCCAACTCTATGCGCGCCGTCATTCCGACGAGGTGGCCGGCCTCGTGCTGGTCGATTCGACGCATCCGGAGCAGTTGAGCGGCGCCGGCGCGCGCAAGAAATGGCCGGGTCTTGGTCAAGCTCGCCATCGACGTGGCGTCTCCAGGACTCGCGCAGGAAGAGCTGGGCGCCCTGCCGGCGACCGGCGCGGCGCTCGTCGCCTTGCCGCCGTTCACCGGCAAGCCCGTCACGATCCTCAGTGCGGCCAAACCCATGAGCGAAAGCTCCGAACTCGCTCGTGA
- a CDS encoding DUF3141 domain-containing protein yields the protein MSATVPSTSLLFDYWRDACERSILFLNILRRRGNDYLVQSARIAPHVLNFEAEVLIDGRGLRRPVNYALVRIVPPADVTIDSDKRPFIVFDPRAGHGPGIGGMKHDSEIGVALRAGHPCYFVGFLPHPIPGQTIEDVCRAEAQFVREIIERHPNADGRPVLIGNCQAGWQIMMMAALEPDLAGPILIAGTPLSYWAGVRGKNPMRYLGGMLGGTWLAELTSDLGDGVFDGAWLVSNFESNNPSNTLWTKQYNVYSKVDTEGPRYLEFEKWWGNPVLLNGEEIQFIVDELFVGDRLAAGEIVMGGEAIDLRRIKSPIIVFCSFGDDITPPQQALDWLLTLYRDVDDIIANGQTIAYCLHPSVGHLGIFVSGKVAKKEHEEFVFNIDLIDAMPPGLYEIVLSAADSATTHAELISGKYIARLSPRTLDDIRALGCNDAADERRFEAVARVSQINKSLYEQFLQPGIQALSTPATAEFLREMHPNRVAFRAFSDRNPAMRPVAAAAEKIKANRHPVDPNNPYLAIEKMASSWIVINLDIFAKWREAATENIFLSVYGVPWLQTAVGLAPARSEAEKMAIEAPKASALMGAALSRGGPIEAGLRALLYIQAGEGADERHFNAIEALRKSTPEGARVTKRELKEMMRNQAALLRVDSAAALDAISRMLPNDAERRARLLVTVHDVATADGALLPDQMIRFDRVRDAFGLAGARVDALPDHRTSKVA from the coding sequence ATGTCTGCGACCGTCCCGTCCACAAGCTTGCTGTTCGACTATTGGCGCGACGCCTGCGAACGTTCGATTCTTTTCCTGAACATCCTTCGTCGCCGCGGCAATGATTACCTCGTGCAGAGCGCGCGTATAGCGCCCCATGTTTTGAATTTTGAAGCGGAAGTCCTTATTGACGGGCGTGGGCTGCGAAGACCTGTCAATTACGCCCTCGTGCGGATCGTCCCGCCGGCTGACGTTACGATAGATTCGGACAAGCGCCCCTTCATCGTTTTCGACCCTCGCGCCGGCCATGGACCCGGCATTGGCGGGATGAAGCACGACAGCGAGATCGGCGTCGCGTTGCGTGCGGGCCACCCCTGCTATTTCGTCGGCTTCCTGCCGCACCCCATCCCCGGCCAGACGATCGAGGACGTCTGCCGCGCGGAAGCGCAATTCGTCCGTGAAATCATTGAGCGGCACCCGAACGCCGACGGCAGGCCGGTTCTCATCGGCAATTGTCAGGCGGGCTGGCAGATCATGATGATGGCGGCTTTGGAGCCCGATCTCGCAGGCCCGATCCTCATCGCTGGAACGCCGCTTTCCTATTGGGCCGGCGTGCGCGGCAAGAATCCCATGCGCTATCTCGGCGGGATGCTGGGCGGGACATGGCTCGCCGAGCTCACAAGCGATCTCGGCGACGGCGTTTTTGACGGCGCCTGGCTCGTCTCGAATTTCGAGTCCAACAACCCGTCGAACACGCTCTGGACCAAGCAGTACAACGTCTATTCGAAGGTCGATACGGAGGGGCCGCGCTATCTCGAATTTGAGAAATGGTGGGGCAATCCCGTGCTGCTCAACGGCGAGGAAATTCAGTTCATCGTTGACGAACTCTTCGTCGGCGACCGTCTGGCGGCCGGCGAGATCGTGATGGGCGGCGAAGCGATCGACCTGCGCAGGATCAAATCCCCGATCATCGTTTTCTGCTCCTTTGGCGACGACATCACGCCGCCCCAGCAGGCGCTCGATTGGCTGCTCACTCTCTATAGGGATGTCGACGACATCATCGCCAACGGTCAGACGATCGCCTACTGCCTGCATCCCAGCGTCGGACATCTCGGCATTTTCGTCTCGGGAAAGGTCGCGAAGAAAGAGCATGAAGAGTTCGTCTTCAACATCGATCTGATCGATGCGATGCCGCCGGGTCTCTACGAAATTGTCCTGTCGGCGGCCGACTCCGCGACGACCCATGCGGAGCTGATCTCCGGCAAATATATCGCCAGGCTTTCGCCGCGCACGCTCGACGACATACGCGCGCTGGGTTGCAACGACGCCGCCGACGAACGGCGCTTCGAGGCGGTCGCCCGCGTTTCGCAGATCAACAAGTCGCTTTACGAGCAGTTCCTGCAACCGGGCATACAGGCGCTTTCAACGCCCGCCACCGCCGAGTTCCTGCGCGAAATGCATCCGAACCGCGTGGCTTTCCGCGCTTTCAGCGACCGCAATCCCGCCATGCGGCCGGTCGCTGCCGCCGCGGAGAAGATCAAGGCGAACCGCCATCCTGTCGATCCGAACAATCCCTACCTCGCTATCGAGAAGATGGCTTCCTCGTGGATCGTCATAAATCTCGACATCTTCGCCAAGTGGCGCGAGGCGGCGACGGAGAATATCTTCCTGTCGGTCTATGGCGTGCCATGGCTGCAGACGGCGGTCGGACTTGCGCCGGCAAGGTCGGAAGCGGAGAAGATGGCGATCGAGGCGCCCAAGGCCTCGGCGCTCATGGGCGCAGCTTTATCGCGCGGCGGGCCGATCGAGGCCGGGCTGCGGGCGCTGCTTTACATCCAGGCCGGCGAAGGCGCCGACGAGCGTCATTTCAACGCCATAGAAGCGCTCCGCAAGAGTACGCCTGAAGGCGCGCGGGTGACCAAGCGTGAGCTGAAAGAGATGATGCGCAACCAAGCCGCGTTGCTGCGCGTCGACTCGGCGGCCGCGCTCGACGCGATATCAAGAATGCTGCCGAATGACGCAGAGCGACGGGCGAGGTTGCTCGTGACGGTTCATGACGTCGCGACGGCCGACGGCGCCCTTCTACCGGACCAGATGATCCGCTTCGATCGCGTCAGGGACGCGTTCGGCCTCGCAGGCGCGCGCGTCGACGCCCTTCCCGATCACAGGACGAGCAAGGTGGCCTGA
- the ppk2 gene encoding polyphosphate kinase 2, whose amino-acid sequence MGKKNKAKSKDKEATTASDVAVAQSGAPEKLPRKTYEAELARLHVELVQLQEWVKREKKKICVVFEGRDGAGKGGVIKALTERVSPRTFRVVALPAPTEREKSQMYIQRYLPHLPAGGEIVIFDRSWYNRAGVERVMGFCTEKQVEGFLSATPKVEQAMVESGIVLLKYWLEVSPKEQTKRLEDRINDGRKLWKLTEMDLKSYTRWDDYTRARDEMFAATHTPWAPWHVAKSNDKKRARLNVITHLLNAIPYEESARRKIELPKRKIDEELGADYLSMLIPEAF is encoded by the coding sequence ATGGGCAAGAAGAATAAAGCAAAGAGCAAGGATAAGGAGGCGACGACGGCTTCCGATGTCGCGGTTGCGCAATCAGGGGCGCCGGAAAAGCTGCCGCGCAAAACATATGAAGCCGAGCTCGCACGGCTACATGTCGAGCTCGTCCAGCTTCAGGAGTGGGTAAAGCGGGAAAAGAAGAAGATTTGCGTCGTCTTTGAAGGGAGAGACGGCGCCGGCAAGGGTGGCGTCATCAAGGCCCTGACCGAGCGCGTCAGTCCGCGGACATTCCGCGTCGTCGCTTTGCCCGCGCCCACCGAACGTGAAAAGTCGCAAATGTATATCCAGCGCTATCTGCCGCATCTGCCCGCCGGCGGCGAGATCGTGATTTTCGACCGAAGCTGGTACAACCGCGCCGGCGTTGAACGCGTGATGGGTTTCTGCACGGAAAAGCAGGTCGAAGGATTCCTGAGCGCCACGCCGAAGGTCGAGCAGGCGATGGTGGAGTCGGGAATCGTGCTCCTGAAATATTGGCTGGAGGTCAGTCCCAAGGAGCAGACCAAGCGCCTTGAAGACCGCATCAATGACGGTCGCAAGCTGTGGAAGCTGACCGAGATGGATCTGAAATCCTATACGCGCTGGGACGATTATACGCGCGCCCGCGACGAAATGTTCGCGGCGACCCATACGCCGTGGGCTCCCTGGCATGTCGCTAAATCAAACGATAAGAAACGTGCTCGGCTTAACGTCATCACACATCTTCTGAACGCGATTCCCTATGAAGAGTCCGCACGCCGGAAGATCGAGCTGCCGAAGCGGAAGATAGATGAAGAGCTCGGCGCTGACTATTTGTCGATGTTAATCCCGGAAGCATTCTGA
- a CDS encoding phosphate acetyltransferase, producing the protein MKSAAGRGSHEKYDRLIEAASSAGPIAVAIAHPCDEVSLKGAMEAARLKLIEPILVGPAARIREVAAQSGVEIGAVRLVDAAHSHDAAAKAVELVRNGEANALMKGSLHTDEVMSAVVARDTGIRTSRRISHCFVMDVPDHPDALIITDAAVNIAPTLEEKVDIVQNAVDLAHALRFPEVRVAVLSAMETVNSKVQSSMDAAMLSKMADRGQITGAFVDGPLALDNAIDEEAAATKKIVSPVAGRANVLVVPDLEAGNMLAKSLTFLAGADCAGVVLGARVPVILTSRADSLVARLASCAVAALLAKARRDAATTRS; encoded by the coding sequence ATGAAATCTGCGGCGGGGCGCGGGAGCCATGAAAAATACGACCGGCTGATCGAGGCCGCCTCGAGCGCAGGTCCCATCGCCGTCGCGATCGCCCATCCTTGCGACGAAGTCTCGCTCAAGGGCGCGATGGAAGCGGCGCGGCTCAAACTGATTGAGCCCATATTGGTCGGTCCGGCGGCGCGCATTCGCGAGGTCGCCGCCCAATCTGGCGTCGAGATTGGCGCTGTCAGGCTTGTTGACGCAGCGCATAGCCATGATGCGGCGGCCAAGGCGGTTGAGCTTGTCCGCAACGGCGAAGCTAATGCGCTGATGAAGGGCAGCCTGCATACGGACGAGGTGATGTCCGCCGTCGTCGCACGCGACACCGGCATTCGCACATCGCGCCGCATCAGTCACTGCTTCGTCATGGACGTGCCGGACCATCCCGATGCGCTCATCATCACCGACGCGGCTGTGAATATTGCGCCCACGCTCGAAGAGAAGGTCGATATTGTGCAGAACGCGGTCGATCTTGCGCATGCGCTGAGGTTTCCCGAAGTGCGCGTGGCCGTGTTATCGGCCATGGAGACGGTCAATTCCAAGGTCCAGTCGTCGATGGACGCGGCCATGCTGAGCAAGATGGCGGACCGCGGCCAGATTACCGGCGCCTTTGTCGATGGTCCTCTGGCGCTCGACAACGCCATTGACGAGGAGGCGGCGGCGACGAAGAAGATCGTTTCTCCGGTCGCTGGCAGAGCCAATGTTCTGGTGGTTCCCGATCTCGAAGCCGGCAATATGCTCGCCAAGAGCCTCACCTTCCTTGCGGGCGCGGACTGCGCCGGCGTCGTGCTCGGCGCGCGCGTTCCGGTGATCCTCACGAGCCGCGCCGACTCGCTCGTCGCCCGGCTCGCCTCCTGCGCGGTGGCGGCCCTTCTGGCCAAAGCGCGCCGGGACGCGGCGACGACGCGGAGTTGA
- a CDS encoding ABC transporter substrate-binding protein, which translates to MAKASFDRSNNAKSTSSGITRRHSLKAFAGAAAALGIAVRSYPTRAGDLLPLRILGSGNGWAASEIVILAEEFGYFRKEGLKLDLVLLPAERLTVALEGGITDFVPNAHYIYFVNIKDKGLKGHQVVSTSPYSDPRLPSGGLFVRENSKIRGPEDLRDKTIGLTVLQFASAWFTLAYLEKAGLKRDDINLIAIPGPQHEQVLSSGDVDAVYTSGAVEASLRRRGGFRKLFTTTDIAGRRISAGSTIVRDDYARDKPDIVRRYVAAIGNTIEWANRNQEEIFHYAIKTGKVNAALAPFLYTPDGGGDYSVLRWPDHGLQNRDDVKFWIDVGERIGIVSRGKLAPEDIYTDQFNSFA; encoded by the coding sequence ATGGCGAAAGCCTCCTTCGACCGATCTAACAATGCGAAATCCACCTCAAGCGGGATCACGCGTCGTCATTCTCTTAAAGCGTTTGCGGGGGCTGCGGCGGCTCTGGGGATTGCCGTCAGATCTTATCCGACGCGAGCGGGAGATTTGCTGCCTCTCAGAATATTGGGGAGCGGAAATGGGTGGGCGGCTTCGGAGATCGTCATTCTCGCGGAAGAGTTCGGCTATTTTCGAAAGGAAGGCCTCAAGCTCGACCTCGTGCTTCTGCCTGCTGAAAGATTGACCGTCGCGCTCGAGGGCGGGATTACGGATTTCGTTCCCAACGCGCATTACATCTATTTCGTGAATATCAAGGACAAGGGCCTGAAAGGCCATCAGGTCGTGTCGACTTCCCCCTACTCCGATCCCAGATTGCCTAGTGGCGGGCTATTTGTTCGGGAGAACAGCAAAATTCGCGGTCCAGAAGACCTTCGGGACAAAACCATCGGTCTGACAGTCCTCCAGTTTGCTTCAGCCTGGTTTACCCTGGCATATCTGGAGAAAGCGGGGCTCAAACGCGATGACATCAATCTGATTGCGATTCCAGGTCCGCAACATGAGCAAGTGCTCTCCAGCGGAGACGTAGACGCGGTTTACACAAGCGGCGCGGTTGAAGCGTCACTGCGACGTCGGGGCGGCTTCAGAAAATTGTTCACGACAACGGATATTGCGGGCCGGAGAATTTCAGCCGGCTCAACGATTGTCAGAGACGATTATGCGAGAGACAAGCCAGACATAGTTCGCCGTTACGTCGCTGCGATAGGAAATACGATCGAGTGGGCAAATCGCAATCAAGAGGAGATCTTCCACTATGCGATCAAAACCGGGAAGGTCAATGCGGCGCTGGCGCCATTTCTCTATACGCCGGATGGCGGAGGCGACTACAGCGTGCTTCGGTGGCCCGACCACGGACTTCAAAATCGCGACGACGTAAAGTTCTGGATCGATGTCGGAGAGAGGATTGGCATCGTTTCCCGCGGGAAACTGGCGCCGGAAGACATCTACACAGATCAATTCAATTCCTTCGCTTAA
- a CDS encoding TonB-dependent receptor — protein sequence MMVALLSSAAMAQSPSQLPATQSSSQTVEEVKVTGGSKSEKQATALQEKPKAATIITQQQIQNAQITSLDGIRKLVPSLTIRWNNVQNLTYNIRGIGNASSSQLIPLYGGTGIYIDGVYFPRPGTWTTDIPDLEGVQVLKGPSATNGGYDDTSGRVLITTSLPSFTEQQKAEIQYGTYNAVQLKATATGPVFDTDWAAFRISVFGKDRDGYIQSNSSGAHGGVRFQDLHDKGARAQLLVFPTQDFSGRFIADWSQIDTKCCVKLANGIVTNYANGAPYLNGFLTRAQKVGYTPLQILGTLNQFNNYNVDLVTATPTERAETYGISGHLTYNWNDYTFSSLTALRGYDYHPYWLNNQTINVDTVTASHGHPSVKSVQHETKVTTPVGEPIEGSAGLFFYWEDFQSWGLSSNGTLGGPWFQPTQPLVVSNAALSGAGRDSYVHITTTQVAPFAHGVWHATPDIDVTAGVRFSYTGKPAVTKGQTYGASLDGLTPAQRATAIALRAGQFGPAYYYDTFSTHQGLWSGTLSGLYKITPDANVYATYSHGVRSGGPNVSTQALVDGAERTVKPEEVDNFELGFKSTWYDNRLIANFAIFNMIDRNYITNVSVVNGTGATLSYLANARRAVSRGVEADVRARPIDGLEVYGSAIFNDAHFQSFDSAPCPLELSNLSSVGLKTCNFTGKRLAIVSRWSTSVGGQYNQPLDMDIPFLDQPAIGFVGADFNWQSSFYSDASDSQYALINPYGLLNVHAGIKTSDDKWKFTGWVHNALDKHYFTNLQGNLLSAGLIGGTVGDPLMAGASLAVTW from the coding sequence ATGATGGTCGCACTCCTTTCGAGTGCCGCGATGGCTCAATCGCCTTCACAACTCCCAGCAACTCAATCTTCATCTCAGACGGTGGAGGAGGTTAAAGTCACGGGCGGCTCAAAATCTGAAAAGCAGGCCACGGCGCTACAAGAAAAGCCAAAGGCGGCGACAATCATCACGCAGCAGCAGATTCAAAATGCTCAGATAACGAGCCTTGACGGCATCCGAAAGCTGGTGCCCAGCCTGACGATCAGGTGGAATAACGTCCAGAACCTCACATATAATATCCGGGGCATTGGCAATGCCTCCTCAAGTCAGCTCATTCCGCTATATGGCGGAACCGGAATCTATATAGACGGAGTCTATTTTCCGCGCCCCGGCACATGGACGACCGACATTCCAGATCTCGAAGGCGTTCAGGTTCTGAAGGGTCCATCAGCGACGAATGGCGGGTATGACGATACTTCGGGCAGGGTTTTGATCACTACATCCTTGCCTTCGTTCACCGAGCAGCAAAAGGCAGAGATCCAGTACGGCACATACAACGCCGTTCAACTGAAAGCCACCGCCACGGGCCCTGTCTTCGACACTGATTGGGCCGCATTTCGCATTTCGGTCTTTGGCAAAGACCGGGACGGGTATATTCAGAGCAACAGCAGTGGCGCTCATGGCGGGGTCCGATTCCAGGACCTGCACGACAAGGGCGCGCGAGCGCAACTGCTTGTGTTTCCCACCCAGGATTTCTCCGGGCGCTTCATCGCAGATTGGTCTCAAATCGACACGAAATGCTGCGTAAAGTTGGCGAATGGAATCGTGACCAATTATGCCAACGGCGCACCGTATCTCAATGGCTTCCTGACCCGAGCCCAAAAAGTTGGCTACACTCCTCTTCAAATTCTGGGTACGCTGAACCAATTCAATAACTATAACGTCGATCTTGTTACAGCGACGCCCACCGAACGCGCGGAAACTTATGGGATCAGTGGTCATCTCACATATAATTGGAATGACTACACCTTCTCATCGCTCACAGCGCTTCGAGGCTATGATTACCATCCCTATTGGTTGAACAATCAGACCATCAATGTCGATACTGTCACCGCCTCCCACGGTCATCCCTCAGTCAAGTCGGTGCAGCATGAGACGAAGGTCACAACGCCGGTAGGCGAGCCAATTGAAGGATCAGCTGGTCTGTTTTTCTATTGGGAAGACTTCCAGAGTTGGGGCCTTTCTTCCAATGGCACTCTGGGCGGACCATGGTTCCAGCCGACACAGCCTCTCGTCGTATCTAACGCTGCGTTGAGCGGCGCCGGTCGCGACAGCTATGTGCATATTACGACGACCCAGGTCGCTCCTTTCGCCCATGGCGTCTGGCACGCGACGCCGGACATCGACGTCACGGCAGGCGTACGGTTCTCTTACACGGGGAAGCCGGCTGTAACCAAAGGGCAGACCTACGGCGCTTCCCTGGACGGGCTTACCCCTGCACAGCGGGCTACCGCGATCGCCCTCCGCGCCGGACAATTCGGTCCCGCCTATTATTACGACACCTTCAGCACGCATCAGGGCCTTTGGTCCGGGACATTGTCCGGACTGTACAAAATTACGCCCGACGCCAATGTCTATGCAACCTATTCGCATGGCGTCCGCTCCGGCGGCCCCAATGTGTCGACGCAGGCGCTCGTTGATGGCGCCGAAAGAACCGTCAAGCCGGAGGAAGTCGACAACTTCGAACTCGGCTTCAAAAGCACATGGTACGACAATCGCCTCATCGCGAATTTCGCCATCTTCAATATGATTGACCGCAACTACATCACCAACGTCTCTGTCGTAAACGGCACCGGTGCGACGCTGTCATATCTTGCGAATGCTCGGCGGGCTGTCTCTCGTGGCGTCGAAGCCGACGTTCGGGCAAGACCAATCGACGGACTGGAGGTGTATGGTTCAGCCATCTTCAACGATGCGCATTTCCAGTCCTTCGATTCAGCGCCCTGCCCTCTCGAGCTATCGAACTTGTCTAGCGTCGGCCTTAAGACCTGTAATTTTACCGGCAAACGTCTGGCGATCGTGTCGCGTTGGTCAACCTCCGTCGGAGGCCAATATAATCAGCCGCTCGACATGGATATTCCTTTTCTCGATCAACCGGCCATCGGTTTCGTTGGCGCCGATTTCAACTGGCAGAGCAGCTTTTACTCTGACGCGAGCGACTCTCAATATGCGCTCATCAATCCTTATGGCCTGCTCAATGTCCATGCCGGGATAAAGACCAGCGACGACAAGTGGAAGTTTACCGGCTGGGTCCATAACGCTCTCGACAAGCACTACTTTACAAATTTGCAGGGCAACCTGCTCAGCGCCGGTCTGATCGGCGGCACGGTCGGCGATCCGCTAATGGCGGGAGCCTCCTTGGCGGTGACATGGTGA